In the genome of Pelobacter seleniigenes DSM 18267, one region contains:
- the ldhH gene encoding L-lactate dehydrogenase (quinone) large subunit LdhH, producing MSKKRAKSYRKKIDGALATPKLQEALHRFGDAYLVSREKAFSGLDFQELRSNISAMKKQACIDREQLQQQFIDQATAAGATVYRAATADDANRYIAELAVKKAAKLVVKSKSMVSEEIHLNHALADSGVRALETDLGEWIVQLAGQRPSHMVMPAIHMFKEEVAELFGRQTGKEEPAEIEHLVEVARNFLRNSYLEAEIGVTGANIAVAETGGIALVTNEGNARLASTTPKVHVVLMGTEKIVPTLEDAARIIQVLPKNATGQLLTSYTTWIRGAVPCEGGDKELHIVMLDNGRSELAESEHCKDALNCIRCGACANVCPVYQTVGGHVFGHIYIGAIGIILTAFYHGLDNAAELVKACIGCRSCVAICPSQIDLEEIILHLRETIGDKEGIGTGKALVFRKVMQNRKLFHTLIRAASKLQKPVTRGERTIRHLPLFFSPLTEWRTLPAVADTALRDCFDKQEQKLAKPRYRVALFGGCANDFLYPELGLDLIQVMNALNVEVFYPKGQNCCGIPASYSGDKETSVELARQNITAMLEENPDFVLTTCPTCAVALKQNFAEYLKDSPEWVDRAKVLAEKTVDASSFILEYLDGADLFKAAAKKEKVTYHDSCHLKRGIGVSTQPRQLLQSAGLDLVEMAHADRCCGFGGSYSLTSHPEISAKILADKVTDISKSGADTVAMDCPGCMMQIRGGLDKAAVQVRARHTVEILAEALRNKNIQA from the coding sequence ATGAGTAAGAAGCGTGCCAAAAGTTACCGCAAAAAAATAGATGGAGCGTTGGCGACACCCAAGTTGCAGGAAGCTCTGCACCGGTTCGGGGATGCTTATCTGGTCTCTCGGGAAAAGGCCTTTTCCGGGCTCGATTTTCAAGAGCTGCGCAGCAATATCTCTGCGATGAAAAAACAGGCCTGTATCGATCGGGAGCAGCTGCAACAACAGTTCATCGATCAGGCAACAGCTGCCGGGGCCACGGTTTACCGTGCGGCCACCGCAGATGATGCCAATCGTTATATCGCCGAGCTGGCCGTGAAAAAAGCGGCCAAGCTGGTGGTGAAAAGTAAAAGCATGGTCAGTGAGGAAATTCACCTCAATCATGCCCTGGCCGACAGCGGCGTCCGCGCCCTGGAGACCGACCTCGGCGAATGGATCGTGCAGTTGGCCGGCCAGCGCCCCAGCCATATGGTTATGCCGGCGATTCACATGTTCAAGGAAGAGGTTGCCGAGTTGTTCGGTCGGCAAACCGGCAAGGAAGAGCCCGCCGAGATTGAGCACCTGGTTGAAGTGGCGCGTAATTTTCTACGCAACAGCTACCTGGAGGCCGAAATCGGCGTCACCGGAGCCAATATCGCGGTGGCTGAAACCGGTGGGATCGCTCTGGTCACCAATGAAGGAAACGCCCGGCTGGCTTCAACGACGCCCAAGGTCCACGTCGTGCTGATGGGCACGGAAAAGATCGTCCCGACTCTGGAAGACGCGGCGCGGATCATTCAGGTTCTGCCGAAAAATGCTACCGGCCAGCTGCTGACCTCCTATACCACCTGGATCCGCGGTGCGGTCCCCTGTGAAGGTGGCGACAAGGAACTGCACATTGTCATGCTCGACAACGGGCGCAGTGAACTTGCCGAGTCGGAGCATTGCAAGGACGCCCTGAACTGCATCCGCTGCGGCGCCTGTGCCAACGTCTGCCCGGTTTACCAGACCGTCGGCGGACATGTTTTCGGGCATATCTATATCGGGGCCATTGGGATTATTCTGACCGCTTTTTATCACGGCTTGGACAATGCCGCAGAACTGGTCAAGGCCTGTATCGGCTGTCGTTCCTGTGTTGCTATTTGTCCCAGCCAGATCGATCTGGAAGAGATCATCCTCCATCTGCGGGAAACCATTGGCGACAAGGAAGGGATCGGCACCGGCAAGGCTCTGGTCTTCCGCAAAGTCATGCAGAACCGCAAGTTGTTCCATACTTTGATTCGCGCGGCTAGCAAGCTGCAGAAACCGGTGACCCGGGGCGAGCGGACCATCCGCCACCTGCCGCTGTTCTTCTCGCCACTGACCGAATGGCGGACCCTGCCCGCGGTGGCGGATACCGCTCTGCGCGACTGTTTTGATAAGCAGGAGCAGAAGCTTGCCAAGCCGCGCTACCGGGTTGCCCTGTTCGGCGGCTGTGCGAATGATTTCCTTTATCCCGAACTGGGGCTGGACTTGATTCAGGTCATGAATGCTCTGAATGTCGAAGTCTTTTATCCCAAAGGGCAAAACTGCTGCGGGATTCCGGCGAGCTACTCCGGTGACAAGGAAACCTCCGTCGAACTGGCCCGGCAGAATATCACGGCCATGCTGGAAGAGAACCCTGATTTTGTTCTTACCACCTGCCCGACCTGTGCGGTGGCATTGAAACAGAACTTCGCCGAGTATCTGAAGGATAGTCCGGAATGGGTTGACCGAGCCAAGGTTCTGGCCGAGAAAACCGTCGATGCTTCCAGCTTCATTCTGGAATACCTCGATGGGGCAGACCTGTTCAAAGCGGCAGCCAAGAAGGAAAAAGTGACCTATCACGATTCCTGCCACCTGAAGCGCGGCATCGGCGTTTCGACCCAGCCGCGTCAACTGCTCCAGAGCGCCGGGCTGGATCTGGTGGAAATGGCTCATGCCGATCGTTGTTGCGGCTTTGGCGGGTCCTACTCGTTAACCAGTCACCCGGAGATATCGGCGAAGATCCTGGCCGATAAGGTGACGGATATCAGTAAATCCGGGGCCGATACCGTAGCCATGGACTGCCCGGGCTGCATGATGCAGATCCGCGGCGGGCTGGACAAGGCCGCTGTTCAGGTACGCGCCCGTCATACCGTCGAAATCCTGGCGGAAGCGCTCAGGAACAAAAATATCCAAGCTTGA
- a CDS encoding efflux RND transporter permease subunit, with amino-acid sequence MNISALFIRRPVMTSLVMLAIMIFGAFAYQLLAVNDLPNIDFPTIQVRANLPGASPETMASAVATPLERQLSTIAGIDSLSSTNGEGSTIITIQFSLERDIDAAAQDVQTAISQAARRLPRDMPNPPSIRKVNPADSSILYLALSSASLPLSEVNDFADTIIAPRISMVNGVAQVNVYGSQKYAVRIGLDPRKLANLKIGLDEVEQSLGAWNVNLPTGGLEGKNQAFTIQVSGQLYNAKAFQDVVIAYREQAPVRLRDVATVTDSVENNKVAAWFYTKEKTDRAIILAIQRQPGTNTIQVVDNIKQLLPELHRQLPGGVSLNLMYDRSGSIRESVAEVKFTLLLTIGLVIMVIFLFLRNLPATLIPSLALPLSIVGTFAAMYLLGFSINNITLMALTLSVGFVVDDAIVMLENIVRHMEQGETPREASFHGAREIGFTILSMTISLVAVFIPVLFMAGMLGRVLHEFAVTISVAILISGFVSLTLTPMLSSRFLRPYSEKRHGRLYNFMERFFDGWLRLYEKSLRRVLRFRRSALVLTLALTLLTLWLFTRIPTGLFPPDDVGALRGITEGAQGVSFDEMKRNQTQLAQILIRDPDVEAFMSSVGAAGSRVGSNSGFMFIRLKPRSERQASADQIIQRLRPQLAGIPGIRIYLQNPPPIRLETKSSKAQFQFVLQSPDSAELYARASTFEEQLRGLPQLQDVASDLEIKNPQLNLTIDRDRAAVLGITAEQIESTLYSAFGSREVSTIYTPNDQYQVIMELEPRYQTDPTALELLYIRARGGELVPLTALVKINKGLGPLSVNHLGQITAVTFSFNLQPGVPLGNAVAAVEREAATLPASISTGFQGAAQVYQASTKGLALLLVLAILVIYIVLGILYESYIHPLTILSGLPAAGFGALLTLMAFHKDLNLYAFVGIIMLVGIVKKNAIMMIDFALEAQRKDGLPPLEAIYQGCLIRFRPIMMTTMAALAGTLPIAIGIGAGVDARRPLGLAVVGGLLVSQLLTLYITPIIYYYLDKVQTAVKNRWQRSDREAGQSREPASRSEQIIP; translated from the coding sequence GTGAACATCTCAGCCCTGTTCATCCGCCGCCCGGTCATGACCAGCCTGGTCATGCTGGCGATCATGATTTTTGGCGCATTTGCCTACCAGCTGCTAGCGGTCAATGACCTGCCGAACATCGATTTTCCGACCATCCAGGTTCGGGCCAACCTGCCAGGAGCCAGCCCGGAGACCATGGCCAGCGCCGTCGCCACCCCGCTGGAGCGACAGCTGTCGACCATCGCCGGCATCGATTCCCTCAGTTCCACCAACGGGGAAGGCTCGACCATCATCACCATCCAGTTTTCCCTGGAGCGCGATATCGACGCTGCAGCCCAGGATGTACAGACGGCGATTTCCCAAGCGGCGCGTAGATTACCGCGCGACATGCCCAACCCGCCATCGATCCGCAAAGTCAACCCGGCCGATTCATCGATTCTCTACCTGGCCCTGAGTTCGGCATCCCTGCCCCTGTCCGAAGTCAACGATTTCGCCGATACGATCATTGCCCCACGGATTTCAATGGTCAACGGGGTGGCCCAGGTGAATGTCTACGGTTCCCAGAAATATGCGGTGCGCATCGGCCTGGATCCACGCAAACTGGCCAACCTGAAAATCGGCCTGGATGAAGTGGAACAGTCCCTTGGCGCCTGGAACGTCAACCTGCCCACCGGGGGGCTGGAAGGTAAAAACCAGGCCTTTACCATCCAGGTCAGCGGCCAGCTTTACAACGCCAAAGCCTTCCAGGATGTGGTGATCGCCTATCGTGAGCAGGCCCCGGTGCGCCTGCGTGACGTCGCTACGGTCACGGACAGCGTCGAGAACAACAAGGTCGCGGCCTGGTTCTACACCAAAGAAAAAACCGATCGGGCCATCATTCTGGCCATCCAGCGGCAGCCCGGCACAAACACCATCCAGGTGGTCGACAACATCAAACAACTGCTCCCCGAGCTGCACCGGCAGCTGCCAGGCGGAGTCAGTCTTAACCTGATGTACGATCGCTCCGGCTCGATCCGCGAGTCGGTTGCCGAAGTCAAGTTCACCCTGTTGCTGACCATCGGCCTGGTCATCATGGTGATTTTCCTGTTTCTGCGCAATCTTCCCGCGACCCTGATCCCGAGCCTGGCCCTGCCGCTCTCCATTGTCGGCACCTTTGCGGCCATGTATTTGCTCGGTTTTTCCATCAACAACATTACCCTCATGGCGCTGACCCTGTCCGTCGGCTTCGTTGTCGATGACGCCATTGTCATGCTGGAAAATATTGTCCGCCACATGGAGCAGGGGGAGACGCCCCGGGAGGCATCCTTTCACGGTGCCCGGGAGATTGGCTTTACTATCCTGTCCATGACCATCTCCCTGGTGGCGGTCTTTATTCCGGTCCTGTTCATGGCCGGCATGCTGGGGCGGGTTCTGCATGAATTCGCGGTGACCATTTCGGTGGCCATTTTGATTTCCGGCTTTGTCTCCCTGACCCTGACCCCAATGCTCAGCAGCCGGTTCCTGAGGCCCTATAGCGAAAAACGGCATGGGCGGCTGTATAATTTCATGGAACGGTTCTTTGACGGCTGGTTGCGGCTGTATGAAAAAAGCCTCCGCCGGGTCCTGCGCTTTCGCCGCTCCGCACTGGTTTTGACTTTGGCCCTGACCCTGCTGACTCTCTGGCTGTTCACGCGGATACCGACCGGGCTTTTTCCGCCCGACGATGTCGGCGCACTGCGTGGCATCACTGAAGGAGCCCAGGGGGTCTCCTTTGATGAGATGAAACGCAACCAAACCCAACTGGCGCAGATCCTGATCCGGGACCCGGATGTGGAAGCCTTCATGTCCTCGGTCGGCGCTGCCGGATCACGGGTCGGTTCCAACAGCGGCTTCATGTTTATCAGACTCAAGCCCCGCTCCGAACGGCAGGCCAGCGCCGATCAGATCATCCAGCGGCTGCGGCCGCAACTGGCGGGGATTCCCGGGATCAGAATTTACCTGCAGAATCCGCCGCCGATCCGTTTGGAGACCAAAAGTTCCAAGGCTCAGTTCCAGTTCGTCCTGCAGAGTCCCGACAGCGCCGAGCTCTACGCACGCGCCTCGACCTTCGAGGAACAGCTGCGCGGCCTGCCGCAGTTGCAGGATGTTGCCTCCGACCTTGAAATCAAGAATCCGCAGCTGAATCTGACCATCGATCGCGACCGCGCCGCGGTGCTCGGCATCACCGCCGAACAGATTGAGAGCACGCTCTATTCAGCATTCGGTTCGCGCGAGGTCTCGACCATCTACACCCCCAACGACCAGTATCAGGTCATCATGGAGTTGGAACCTCGCTATCAGACCGACCCAACGGCCCTGGAACTGCTCTATATCAGGGCGAGAGGCGGCGAGCTTGTCCCCCTGACCGCACTGGTTAAAATCAACAAGGGGCTGGGCCCCTTATCGGTCAATCATTTGGGGCAGATCACCGCGGTGACCTTTTCCTTCAACCTGCAGCCGGGCGTCCCGCTGGGCAACGCGGTCGCCGCCGTTGAACGGGAAGCCGCCACCCTGCCCGCCTCCATCAGTACCGGCTTCCAAGGTGCGGCCCAGGTTTACCAGGCATCGACCAAGGGACTGGCCCTGTTGCTGGTGCTGGCCATCCTGGTGATTTACATTGTGCTGGGGATTCTTTACGAAAGTTACATCCACCCGCTGACCATCCTTTCCGGTCTTCCAGCGGCCGGGTTCGGCGCCCTGTTGACCCTGATGGCCTTTCATAAGGATCTGAATCTCTATGCCTTTGTCGGTATTATCATGCTGGTCGGGATTGTCAAAAAAAATGCCATCATGATGATCGACTTTGCCCTGGAAGCCCAACGCAAAGACGGCCTCCCCCCCCTGGAAGCCATTTACCAAGGCTGCCTGATCCGTTTCAGGCCGATTATGATGACGACCATGGCGGCCCTGGCAGGAACCCTGCCGATTGCTATCGGCATCGGTGCTGGTGTCGATGCCCGTCGCCCCCTCGGGCTGGCGGTGGTCGGTGGCTTGCTGGTTTCCCAGTTGCTGACCCTCTATATCACGCCGATTATCTACTACTATCTTGATAAAGTTCAGACTGCGGTCAAAAACCGTTGGCAACGGTCCGACCGGGAAGCAGGACAAAGCCGCGAGCCGGCTTCGCGTTCAGAGCAGATCATCCCCTAG
- a CDS encoding efflux RND transporter periplasmic adaptor subunit, with translation MNQTFATSGCSRSCFSMFCQLFKGVALLLCLTLLAACSDLGATDNKGGKNTAKPVPVSMAQVRLDDVPIELKTIGSVEPFASVAIKSQVDGVLEKVGFKEGDQVNSGAILFKIDPRPFAAKVAQARADLVKDQAALDNARKQAARYSAAAANGYVSAEQADEAQTSVATLAAVLEADEAALANAQLDLDNCVIRAPISGFTGALLVDRGNLVRAAADRPLVTINQVSPIKVSFTLPEQNLAQLRSHLPSTQVQVSLSDVAAKEQTRTGRISFIDNMVNQTTGTIRLKANFENTDAALWPGQFVPVRVQLAIRKDAVVVPTEAVQTGLDGDYVYVVGADQRVKLRPVKVAFNTSTLTVIDQGLTTGETVVTDGQLRLQEGATVKPVASGGDSTGAAQ, from the coding sequence ATGAACCAGACCTTTGCCACATCCGGTTGTTCCAGATCCTGCTTCTCCATGTTTTGCCAACTTTTTAAAGGGGTGGCGTTGCTGCTCTGCCTGACCCTGCTGGCCGCCTGTTCCGATCTCGGTGCAACCGATAACAAGGGGGGCAAAAATACCGCCAAACCGGTCCCGGTCAGCATGGCCCAGGTCCGCCTGGACGATGTCCCCATCGAACTCAAAACCATCGGCTCGGTGGAGCCCTTTGCCTCGGTCGCCATCAAATCCCAGGTCGATGGCGTTCTTGAAAAAGTCGGCTTCAAAGAAGGTGATCAGGTCAACAGCGGCGCCATCCTGTTCAAGATCGACCCCCGCCCGTTTGCCGCCAAGGTCGCCCAGGCCCGGGCCGATCTGGTCAAAGACCAGGCTGCGCTGGACAACGCCCGCAAGCAAGCAGCCCGCTATTCTGCAGCCGCAGCCAACGGCTATGTCTCGGCCGAGCAGGCAGATGAAGCGCAAACCAGCGTCGCCACGCTGGCAGCAGTGCTGGAGGCTGATGAGGCCGCCTTGGCCAACGCCCAGCTCGACCTTGACAACTGTGTTATCCGGGCGCCCATTTCAGGTTTCACCGGAGCCCTCCTGGTGGACCGGGGCAACCTGGTCAGGGCTGCCGCGGACCGGCCGCTGGTCACCATCAATCAGGTTTCACCGATCAAGGTCAGCTTTACCCTGCCGGAACAGAATCTCGCCCAACTCAGAAGCCATCTGCCTTCGACCCAAGTGCAAGTCAGCCTCAGCGACGTCGCAGCAAAAGAGCAGACCCGGACCGGCCGAATCTCCTTTATCGATAATATGGTCAATCAGACCACCGGCACCATCCGGCTGAAAGCCAACTTTGAGAATACCGATGCCGCTCTGTGGCCGGGACAGTTCGTGCCGGTGCGCGTGCAACTGGCGATCCGCAAAGATGCTGTTGTCGTCCCGACTGAGGCCGTGCAGACCGGCCTGGACGGCGATTATGTCTATGTTGTCGGCGCAGATCAGCGGGTGAAATTACGCCCGGTCAAGGTTGCCTTTAATACCAGCACCCTGACGGTTATCGACCAGGGGCTGACAACTGGTGAAACGGTCGTCACCGATGGCCAGTTACGCCTGCAGGAAGGCGCCACCGTCAAGCCGGTGGCGAGCGGCGGCGATTCCACCGGGGCTGCGCAGTGA
- a CDS encoding LutC/YkgG family protein produces the protein MTQTEILERFSQTAEAAGAVMVTVDSAEAVAAYVAARVSGPVMLPAFASGERLKLKEALEKEGLFVITEPHRADVLNAAAGVTGVNFAIADTGSLVLDSTAEEIRLATTFPPQHFALLDPDKIVVDGLAAVPPMRELHRRDGRNFVAYITGPSRTADIERVLTIGVHGPKQLHILLVSGLSRDPLEM, from the coding sequence ATGACACAAACAGAAATTCTCGAACGATTTTCTCAGACGGCAGAAGCTGCCGGGGCGGTCATGGTGACCGTCGATTCTGCCGAAGCCGTTGCTGCTTATGTCGCAGCAAGGGTTTCCGGCCCAGTCATGCTGCCGGCCTTTGCGTCTGGAGAGCGGCTGAAATTGAAGGAGGCCCTTGAAAAAGAAGGGCTGTTTGTCATCACCGAGCCACATCGGGCGGATGTCCTGAATGCTGCCGCCGGGGTCACGGGCGTCAATTTTGCCATTGCCGATACCGGGTCTTTGGTGCTGGACAGTACCGCCGAAGAAATCCGCCTGGCTACCACTTTTCCTCCGCAACATTTTGCTCTGCTCGATCCCGACAAGATCGTCGTCGATGGCTTGGCTGCCGTCCCCCCAATGCGGGAGCTGCACCGCCGTGACGGCCGGAATTTTGTCGCCTATATCACCGGGCCAAGCCGGACCGCTGATATTGAGCGGGTGCTGACCATCGGTGTTCATGGTCCCAAGCAACTCCATATTCTGCTGGTTTCAGGTTTATCCCGCGATCCGCTGGAAATGTAG
- a CDS encoding thiolase family protein, which translates to MKDVFVVSALRTPFGSFGGSLSDVSAPELAAQVIKELLQRNQLSGDLVDEVIIGQVLQGGSAQAPARQAMRNAGLPDSVHAMTINKVCGSGLKAMMLAADAIALGHSSIVIAGGMESMSKAPYALPGARFGQRLGNGEMLDLVVYDGLQDPYSKRHMGEITEDWVAGHGLSRAEQDDFAMRSYRLSQAAVKNGTFQDELVAVVKKSRKGDITISEDEEPFRGSIDKLVELRPVFSKTGTITAGNASTINDGAGLAILAGEQAVKSNNLQPLARLVASTTNSIHPDKFAEAPVDAIRSCCARAGLQLDDIGLFEINEAFAAVPLVAIKQLGLTADKVNVNGGAVSIGHPIGASGGRLVATLLREMKARQQKYGLATLCIGGGEAVAAIFELV; encoded by the coding sequence ATGAAAGACGTCTTTGTAGTATCCGCTTTAAGAACCCCGTTTGGTTCTTTCGGTGGTTCCCTGTCTGATGTCAGCGCTCCTGAACTGGCGGCCCAGGTCATCAAAGAATTGCTGCAACGCAACCAGTTGAGCGGAGACCTGGTCGATGAGGTCATCATCGGCCAGGTCCTGCAGGGCGGTTCGGCACAGGCGCCGGCCCGGCAGGCCATGCGCAACGCCGGACTCCCCGACAGCGTTCACGCCATGACCATCAACAAGGTCTGCGGCAGCGGCCTCAAGGCGATGATGCTGGCCGCCGACGCCATTGCCCTGGGGCACTCCTCAATTGTTATTGCCGGCGGTATGGAAAGCATGTCAAAGGCCCCCTACGCCCTCCCCGGCGCTCGTTTCGGGCAGCGTCTCGGCAACGGGGAAATGCTCGACCTGGTGGTCTATGACGGCCTGCAGGATCCGTACAGCAAACGGCACATGGGTGAAATCACTGAAGACTGGGTTGCCGGTCACGGCCTCAGCCGCGCCGAGCAGGACGACTTTGCCATGCGTTCTTACCGCCTGTCGCAGGCGGCCGTTAAAAACGGCACCTTCCAGGACGAACTGGTTGCGGTGGTGAAAAAATCCCGCAAGGGGGATATCACCATCAGTGAAGATGAAGAACCATTCCGTGGCAGCATCGACAAGCTGGTCGAACTGCGGCCGGTCTTCAGCAAGACCGGTACCATCACCGCCGGCAACGCCTCGACCATCAATGATGGTGCCGGCCTGGCCATTCTGGCCGGGGAGCAGGCGGTCAAAAGCAACAATCTGCAACCGTTGGCCCGGCTCGTCGCCAGCACCACCAATAGTATCCATCCGGACAAATTCGCCGAAGCTCCGGTCGACGCCATCCGCAGCTGTTGTGCCCGGGCCGGACTGCAACTCGACGACATCGGTCTGTTTGAAATCAATGAAGCCTTTGCCGCCGTGCCGCTGGTCGCTATCAAACAACTGGGCCTGACGGCCGACAAGGTCAACGTCAACGGCGGAGCGGTCTCCATCGGCCACCCCATCGGCGCCAGCGGCGGACGCCTGGTGGCAACCCTGTTGCGGGAGATGAAAGCCCGTCAGCAAAAATACGGTCTGGCAACACTCTGCATCGGCGGCGGCGAAGCCGTTGCCGCAATTTTTGAACTTGTTTAA